Proteins from a genomic interval of Salinarchaeum sp. Harcht-Bsk1:
- a CDS encoding HPr family phosphocarrier protein encodes MHRVVTVRQEAGLHARPAAVFVETANEYDSEITVGPAEGEDGEAASSAVDAGSMLAVTGLGVEQGDRVRITAEGPDAEAALDELAGLLTQKEP; translated from the coding sequence ATGCATCGCGTCGTAACCGTCCGACAGGAGGCCGGCCTCCACGCCAGGCCTGCGGCCGTGTTCGTGGAGACCGCCAACGAGTACGACAGCGAGATCACCGTCGGTCCGGCCGAGGGCGAAGACGGAGAAGCAGCATCCTCAGCCGTCGACGCCGGGAGCATGCTCGCCGTCACCGGGCTGGGCGTCGAACAGGGCGACCGCGTGCGCATCACGGCCGAGGGCCCGGACGCCGAGGCTGCCCTCGACGAACTCGCGGGCCTCCTCACCCAGAAAGAACCATGA